The Verrucomicrobiota bacterium JB022 DNA segment ACCAGCGGTGTAGGTGTCGTAGTCGTCGGCATCCTGGATGTTGGTGTGGTCGAAGCCCACGTTGAGGCCCACGACTTCGGTCAGCCAGTAGTTGGCGCTCACGCCGACGGAGTAGGCGGTGGCGTTGGCTTCTTCGTTGCGGGCCGCACCGGTATTGACGATGAACGAAAGCTGGTCGTTGGCGGACAGCTCGAGGCCGATGGTGCCGCCGAACACGAAGTCGGATTCGTCACCGGCGTTTTGCCAGTCGTTGCCAATCTGGACGCCGACGAAGGGCGTGACCACGTTGTTGAGCGGGAAGTAGGCCACGACACCGCCGTTGAGGCTGACGAGGTCGTCGTCACCCCAGTAGCGACCGTAGTCGATATTGGCGTACTGCACACCCACGGTGGCATCGATACCGAAGCGCTCTTGCTGCACGACCGGCAGGTTGTAGGCGATCGCGGCACCATTGCCGTCGAAGCCGTCGCCGTCGACATAAGCGCCTTGCACGCCGATGTACTGTTGGCCAAAGGTACCAGCGTTAGCAGCAACTGCCAGCAGGGGGAGGCTGGCCAAGATAGTCAGTTTGTTCAGATTCATGTGCTTACGAGTTCTAACAGTCAGTTTCCAATTAAGGGGAAGCGGCACATGTTCCACTCTTTGCCCAGTGGGTCAAGAAGCCGACGGCCTATGAAATACATTCATAGCTAACGCTAATGGGTGTTATTAGCGCTTCCGATATCTTGCTAATTCGCTTGGTGGGCCGGCCGGAAAGCGGGGGAGATGAGCGAATTTAATAGCGGAAAAACAGCGACAACGTGCAGAGGTGGGCGTTGCGACGGTCCCCGTCGTAGTTGTAGTAACGATACCCGATTTGGGTGCCGAGCACCTCTGTTACCCAAAAATGGGCACCGGCGAACCATTGGTAAGCTTCCTCCTGCCGATGGTCGTCTTTTTCAATTCCAGCCCCGCCCAGAAGGGAAAATTTGTCGTTGAACGCGAATTCGAGCCCCAGATCTGCCCCGTACGTGAAGTAATTGTAGTCCGCCGTTTCGACTTCGCCGTACGGCGCTCTGAGGTCGAATTCGAAGCGATCTGCCCAGGTGGTGATGGCGTGGGCGCGGGCGAACAGCTTGAGGCGCTCGTGCACCGGGAGGTAAGCCGTCAGATCGAGGCCGAGCGAGCGGTGCTCGTTTTCACCCGCAAAGAGCATCACGCGTTGCCCGGTGGAGCCGGTGTAATAGAGCTGCGCTTCCTGAGTCTCGTAGCGTCCAAAGAAGCCCACATCCAGGCCCCATTGCTCCTGCTCGATCAAGGGCAGGTTATAGCGCAGCCCCAGCCGCTCCGCATCGGTGCGCTTTTGGGCGATATAGCCGGCGTCGATGCTGATGTATTGCTCGCCCAAGGTGCTGGCGTAGCTGGTGCCGGCGAGGGCGGCAAAAACGGAGAAGACGGTCAGGTGCTTCAGGATCATAGGCTTGGACATAGTCGCTGCAGAAAAAAGCAGCCTATGTTTGACGCACGTTTGTGTCCGTCAAGCCTGTATATTTACCTGACTGAGGTATACATGCCGGGCGTTGCATATTCGCCCGGCTCTGTATCCCTTAAGACTCCAGCCAATAGGCCATGCCATCGGCCTGCGCGCCGGCAAGGCTGGCGGCGAGGCGCTCCTGCTCTTCGCGACAGGTGGCCTCGTGATGGCAGACGGCTTCGGCCACCCGTTGAAGGCGGCTCGTCAGGCGCTCTGCGAGGGCGGCTTGGGCGGCCAGGGGCAGTGAATAGACGGAAGTAACGATATGCGGGGGTACTGGCATAGTGCCAGCGAATCGCCGCAAATCACGGATCGCAACGGTTACAGCCCGGGCTTTGCCCGTTAACACCTCGGCTGATAAGCCCTAGGACTTGAGCTGTTCGATCTCGACTTCGAACTGCTGCACGGCGCGGTCATACTCCGCGCGGATGTGGCGGGCGATTTCGGGCAGCGCGGCCAGGTTGCCCGCGTTCGTTTCGGTTTCGAGCTTGCGGCACAGCTTGGAGAGGCGCAATGCACCCAGGTTGGCGCTGGCTCCGGCCAAGGAGTGGGCGTGTTTGCCGATCGCTACGGTATCGTTTTGGCCCAGAGAGGCTTGCAGCGCGTCGAGGCGGGGGCCCGACTCTTCTCGAAAGAGGTCGAGCAGTTCCTGAATCAGTTCGGCGGCCGCATCTTCACCAGTCTCGACCAACATGTCGAACTGTTCGCGGTCCACGACCGGCTCGGCTAGGATATGGGACAATTCCATGGTCAAAACAAGTGGGGACTCGTGAGGGCAGAGAACAGCTTGTGCCGTTGAAGCGCAAGGTGAAAGCTTGATCTCAGTTAAAAGTGCGGCACCTTGAAAGATCGACCGATGCCGCACGTTCTCTATCGCCCCGCCCACTTTTTCCAGCCGAAGACGACGTTGGGTTTCGATCCCACCTACGGTTACGGCCTCGAAGCCCTCCAGCAGATCGCGCCCCCCCGCCCACCGGCGGGTTTCGCGGCTTTCTGGCAGCGCCGTTATGAGGAAGCCCGCAATATCGAGCCGGCGGCCACGACCGAGACTTCTCCCTTCAGCACGCGCGAGCGCGAGGTGCTCAAGGTCTACTTCAACAGTGCGGGTGGTCGTCGCATCGGGGGCTGGCTCAGCCTGCCGCGCAAAAAGGAGATCCGGCTCGGCCTCGTCGTGGGCCACGGCTACGGTGGCCGCAACGCGCCCGACGCCGAAGAGCTGCTGCCCGAGGCGGCCACGCTCTACTTCTGCGCCCGCGGCTTCCACCTCAGCCGCTTTCCCGACATCCCGGAGTCGAGCGTCTTTCACGTGATCCAGGGCCTGCGCGACCGTGAGCAATACGTGCATGCGGGCTGCGTGCAAGACATCTGGTGCGCTGCCAACGCGCTGGAAAGCCTCTGCACGGAGGTCGACGGCAATATCTTTTACGACGGCGTCAGCTTCGGTGGCGGCATCGGCGCCTTGGCCTTGCCCTGGGACGACCGCTTCTGCGGCGGCCACCTCGGCCTGCCCAGCTTTGGCCACCACCCACTGCGCTTGCGCATGCCCTGCCAAGGCTCCGGCGAGGCCGTCCGCAAAGTCCACCAGCACTACCCCCAGGAGGTCGAAGACACGCTGGCCTACCACGATGCCGCCTCCGCCGCCCAGTTTGCAGACAAGCCGGTGCTCGTCTCTGCCGCTCGTTGGGACCCCTCGGTGCCGCCGCCCGGCCAATTCGCGATCTACAACGCCTGGCAAGGCCCCAAACACCTCTTTGTGCTCAACGCCGGCCACTGGTCTTACCCGGGCGAGCACGACGAGCAACACCGCCTCCGCCACGCCATCCGCGACTTCATCCGCGCTCGCTCCACCCACGACGCCCCGGCTTCCTGAGGCCGTTTCTGCGATGCCGATACGGTTGGAGCAGCGGGATTTGTCGGTGGCCCGCGATTAAACAAGAGTCGCACCCCTTAGCACCAGATCGGCGGGGCGTCCGTTGTCTCCAGCGTACCGACGTTGACCTTGAGGCCGTCGTAGGCGAGGCGCACGTTGTCGGGCAGCGTCTCGCTGTAGCTCTCATGGTCGACCGCAAAGGTCATGTGGATGAAATAGGTGCGGTGGGCCTGGAGTTCGAGCGCCACCTTGAGCGCGCCGTCGAGGTGCAGGTGGCTGGGGTGGGGGTCGGGCCGGAGGGCGTCGATCACCAGCACCTCGGCGCCTTGGGCCAGCGCCTTGGCGGCAGGCGTCACTTCCTTGCAATCGGTAAAATAGGCGAGGCGCTGGCCGGTCTGCTTTTCGGTAAAGACGAGCCCGAGCGTGTCCGAGCGCCCGTGCGGCAACGGCGTGGCCGAGATGCGACCGCAGGGCAAGTCGAGCGTGGCCGGCATCTCGCGCAGGCTGAAGGCCGGGTAGCCGGGCACGGGCGCCTCTTCGTGCATGGCGTAGGGGAAGACCTGTTGCAGGCGGTCAAGCGTCTCGCGGTTACCATAGACGGGCAGGGCTTTGCCGCCGCGCAAGTCCACATGACGGCGCAAGTCGTCCATCCCCATGATGTGGTCGGCATGGGCATGGGTCATCAACACGTAGTCCACCTGGTCGATGCCGTTACGCAGGCACTGCAGGCGAAACTCCGGCCCCACGTCGATCTGGATCCGCTGGCCGCCCATCCAGATGTGAGCGCTCGTGCGGGTGCGCCAGTTGCGCGCGTCCTGCACGTCGAGCCCGTGGGAATGGTGGGCGATCATGGGGACGCCTTGCGACGTGCCGGTGCCAAGGAATGCAATGTCCATCGCGTGGGCCATGAGGGCAGAACGACACCCGTAGTGCAAGCCCCTTAACGGAACCTCGCCCACGGGTTACGATCTTGCGCTTGGGGCGGGGGCCAGTTGACTGGGAGACACGTTGCCGATGTTTCGACTGCCCCCGCTACGCACTTTTGTCGACCTCTGTTTCCCACCCAGCTGCGCCTTTTGCGGCGACGTGGTAGAGGAGGGGCCGGTTCGCCATGTCTGCGCGGCCTGTCGGGCGAGCTGGGAATTTATCGAACCGCCCTGCTGCGAAACTTGTGGCTACCCCTACATGGGCGCGGTAGAGGCGGACCGGAAATGCCCGCGCTGTGTGGACCTGCAGCCGGCCTTCGAGCGTGGTCGGGCGATCTTTCGCTATACCGAAACGGGCCGGGCGTGGGTGCACGAGCTGAAATACCACGCTGGGCTTTACCTGCTCCACGATGTGCCCTGGCTGCTCAAGCGACGGCCCGAATTCCTGCACCTCGCCGCCGGAGCGGTGCTCGTGCCAGTGCCGCTCTACCCGCGCAAGGAGCGGGAGCGCGGCTTCAACCAGAGCTACGAGCTGGCGGCGGCCTTTGCCCGTGCCGTCCCGGGGGCTGAAGTTGCTCCGCTGATCCGGCGGGTCCGTGAGACGCCGACGCAGACCGACCTGACCCGCGCCCAGCGGCAGGAAAACGTGCGCGGTGCCTTCGCCTTGGCCAAAGGCGCGCGCCCCGACCCGAAACGCCTGCATGTGGTGGTCGACGATGTGCTGACTACGGGGGCGACGGTCAACGCCTGCGCGAAGGTGCTGGCGAGGGCTGGGGTGGGGCGGGTGCGCGTGTTGACGGCCGCCCATGGCTGACGTGTTGACGTCGCCCGTTCAACTGCGCAATCTTTGTCGTAATGGCCTTCTTTTCCAAGCCACGCTACAGCACCGTCAAGCCGCCGGAACGCAAACGCGACATCCCGCGCGACCTCTATACCCGTTGCCCGAAGTCCGGGGAGCTGATCTATACCAAGCAGCTTGAGGAGAATTTGATGGTGGTGCCGAAGAGCGGTCACCACTTCCGCCTCGACGGCCCCCGCCGCATCGAGAGCCTGATCGACGCCGGCACCTGGCAGGAACTCGACCTGGGCGTCACTGCCGTCGACAGCCTCAAGTTTACCGATACCAAGCCCTACCAGGAGCGCCTCGAAGGCTACATTGCCAAGACGGGCCTCAACGAAGCCGTGCTGTGCGGCCTCGGCCAGATGGACGGCCTGCCCGTGAGCCTCGCGGTGATGGACTTCCGCTTTGCCGGTGCCTCGATGAGTGCGGCGGTGGGCGAAAAGCTGACCCGCACGATTGAGCGCGGCATCGAGCAAAAGCTGCCCGTCATCATCGTTTGCGCCTCCGGTGGTGCGCGGATGCAGGAGGGCATCTTCAGCCTCATGCAGATGGCCAAGACCAGCGCGGCCCTCGCGCGCCTGTCCGACGCCGGGCTGCCCTACATCTCGATCTTGACCGACCCGACCACGGGCGGCGTCACCGCCAGCTTTGCGACCTTGGGGGATTTGATCCTGGCCGAGCCGGAAGCGCTGATCTGCTTCGCCGGCCCGCGCGTGATCAAGGAAGGCACCAACCAGGAGCTGCCCGAAGGCTTCCAGCGCTCGGAGTTCCTGCTTGAGCGGGGCCTGATCGACCAGATTGTGCACCGCCACGAGATGAAGCCGCGCATCGTCAGCTTCCTCCGCGCCTTCCTGCACCAGCCCGCTCCGGCCACCGCCTAGCGCCCAGACAAGGAGGCCCATCTTGCAGACGCCCGATCTTTCCGATTACGGCGCGGTCCAGCGCTACCTCTATGGCCTGCGCCATCACGGCGCCCGCTACGGCATCGACCGCATGCCCCCCATGCTGGCGCGCCTTGGCAACCCGCACCGTCGCTACCCCGTCATCCACGTCGCGGGCACCAACGGCAAGGGCTCGACCTGTGCCATGCTGGAGGCGATCTATCGCAGTGCCGGCAATTGTACGGGGCTCTTTACCTCGCCGCACCTCGTCTACCAAGGCGAGCGTGTGCAGGTAAACCGCCAACGTCTCGGCCACGAAGAGATTGCCGATTACACACGGCAGCTCCAGCCGATTGCCGCTCAAATGGCGGCTGAAGACCCGGAAAGCCACCCGAGCTTCTTCGAGTTCATGACGGCGATGGCCTTTCTGCGCTTCTCGGAAGCTCCCGTCGACGTGGCGCTGATCGAAACCGGCCTCGGCGGCCGCCTCGATGCGACCAACGTCGTGGACCCGGCGTTGTCGATCATCACTTCGGTCAGCTTCGACCATACCGAGATTCTGGGCGACACTTTGGCCAAGATCGCGTTTGAGAAGGCGGGCATCATCAAGGCGGGCAAGCCGGTGGTGATGGGTTGCCTGCCGCCCGAAGCCGAGGCGGTCGTGCGCGCACGGGCCGAGGAACTGGGCTCGCCGCTCTACTCGGTGCGCGAACGCTTTGGGCGTTACGAAGAGCGTTACCCCGAGACGATCCTGCCGGGCGACTTCCAGCGCCTGAACGCGGCCGCCGCCACGCTGGCCGCCGAGGTCTTGCGCGAGCAGTTCCCCGTAACGGACCACCAGATCCGCCAGGCCCTCATGCAGGTGGCTTGGGCCGGCCGTTGGGAACGCCACTCGGCGGGCGACCGCGAGGTGATTCTCGACGCGACGCACAATCCCGAAGGCGCGCGCTTTCTCGATCAGCAACTCGCCCGCCTCGTCCGCCAGACAGGGGTGAAGCCGGTGATCGCGGCGGGCAGCCTGGGCGACCTGCGCGCGAAGGCCCTGCTGGAGGTGATCGCCCGCCACGCCCGCGAGATCGTGCTCATCCGCCCGCACCAGCCGCGCGCCTGCAGCTTTGAGGCGCTCGAAGCGGCAGTGCCCGCCGATTTCCATGGCCGGGTCAGCCGTGGCTCCGTGCGCGAAGTCTTCCCGGTGCCCGGCGTCTGCACCCTCGGCCACCCCGGCGAGACGGTCGTCGTCACCGGCAGCATCTACCTGATTGGCGAGGCGATGGAAGCTCTCTATCACGAGACGCGCATCGGCGAAGAGCTGCTGCAGGACTGATCCCCTTACGCCGCCTTTTGCCGGCGCCAGAGGTAAAAGGCGAGGCCGCCGAGGCCCAAGGCAAAGAGCGCATAGGTCTGCGGCTCGGGCACGGCTTCCACTTCGAGGCCCAGCGTCAGGTCGAGCGTGCCTTGACCAAAAAGCTCACCGTTGAGGAGGGAGGAGGCGAGGCCGTATTGGTCAAAGCGGACATAGACATTGCCGATGGCGTCGCGCGTCAGCAGCTCCGGCGTCGGCAGACCGAAGGCGAGCAGAAATTCCGCCTCCGTAAAGGTGGTGGTGCTGGGAAAGGCGAGCAACTGGTCAAGCGAGTTGTAGAGGTCGACGTGGATCGAGAATTCGAGGTCGTCGCCATTGGTCAGCTCGTTCAGCAGGCCATCGAGGGCGGCGTCGCTCAGGTCGAGCGGCTGGTAATTGCCCAGCGAGAGCGGCATCCGGGGCAAGGTGTAGGTCTCGACGCCGAAATCAAAGGTAAGCCCCACTGCCAGGTTGCTCTGGAAGGCCGCAATCACGGTCGGCGAACCGATGGGGTTCAGCAGTTGCAGGGATTCCTGCGCCGTCAGCATCGGCTCTTCGGCCATGAGCGGGCAGGCGAGGAGCGTGACGAGGGCGAGGTGGGAGCAAATGCGCGGCATGATATCAAAACCCATGCCGCCAATGCCTGGTGGCCGCAACCCAGAATGGTGACGCGCTAGACCAGCTCCTTCAGCCAGAACGACATCGGGTGGGTCGACATGGCGGGCTGGCCGATCTCTTTCCAGTCGAAGTTGGCCTTCAACTCCGGGTGCTTGACGAAACCGAGGCGCTGCCACCACCGGTCGAGCGGGGAGTAGTCTACCGGACGGCGTGGGTGCTCGTCGGGGCGCTCGACTGCGCAAAAACTGGCCCAGCGGAATTTACCCGCCCGGGCTGCCGCCTCGCGCTGCTCAAAAAAGACGCGCCCGGCTCCATACCCTCGGTAATGGGGGTCGAGCACGCTTTCGCCAAAGTAGAAGACCTCCTTGAGGTCGTAGCCGTGGCGTTGAAACGGTTCCTGAAAGTCCGCATCAGCCTCGGCGAGGGGCAGGGCGGTGGAGCAACCCACCACCAAGTCCTTGTCTTTGGCGATGACGAGGAAGCTGCTTTCGCAGCGGGCGAGATGCGAAAGGTATTCGCGCTCGTAGGTCAACCCGCCGTCGTAGAGGTACGGGTATTCCGCGAAAACGCTGATCCGAAGCCGGGCGAGGTCGTCGATATACGGGACCACGCCCTTTCCGGAAACCGTTTCGTAAATCAGCTGCGCCATTAAACCGTGGTGCGGCTAGGCCGTCTGATCGCTCGGCGCGGGCTTCTTCTCTTCCGTTTCGCCGGCCGGTGCTTCCACTTCCTCGGTCGAGGCAGCTTCTTCACTCGGCTGGCTCACTTCGGAGGCGACGCTGACAGAGCTTTCGCTGGCGACGGCGGCTTCTTCGGCCACGGCTTGCTCGGCGACAGGTGCTTCTGCCGTCGGCGCTTCTTCGGCCGGGGTCGGCTCAGGCGCTGCCTCTGCTTCCACCGGGGTAGCGGCGGTCGCTTCCGGAGCGGCCTCAGCGGGCTTCTCCTTCTTCGGGCGGTTGCGCTTGCCGCTCTTGGCCGGAGGCGCGTCGTCATCGTCGTCCGAGCCGTCGATATCGCGCGGCGAGGGGGCGAAGAGCGTGCCGTCGCTGTATTCGATCACGTAGCCTTGGGTGATGAGGTAGCGCAGGTCGCGCTTGAGGGCCATCAGCTGTTCCTTCTCCTCGGCGGAGACATCGGGCTGGGCTTCGGCGGCCTCTTCACCTTCCTTGGCTTCCGGGATCTGCACGCCGAGGTATTCGCGCGGCAGGTCTTTGACGGAGAGCTTCGGGTGGGCTTCGATGAAAGTGATCAGGTCGTTCAGGTTGTCGGCCAGCACTTCGCCGGGCTTGCGGAAGCGGCGCTTGACGGCGCATACGTAGGAGACGCCCTTGCTGCCCTTCTTGTAGACGGCGAAGTTGAGGCGACGCAGGCGGCCGCGCAGGTGATTGGCCGTATCCAGCGGGAAGCGCAGCTGTTGCTCGAGCAGCGTCTCCACCGAGCGGCGGATTGGGTCGCTCGCGGGCAGCAGCGGCAGGTCCTTGCCGAGGAATCGGGCGCTGTAGGCCGGGCGCACCAGCTGTTCCTTACGGTGCGTCACGAGGTAAAAGCGGGCGCTTTCGAGGTCGAGGAAGGTCTTCGGCTCTTCACCCTCGGGCGTACCCTTGAGGGTGTAGCGCTGGGCCTTCTTCATCTGCGCGGTCCACTGCTGGATCGACTCTTCGTCGCGCACCGATTCGATGCGGCTCTTGAAGCGGTCGAAGGGCACGTGGGCCAGCTTGGCCGCGTGGTGCTCCTGGATCAGGGCCGGGTAGCGGTGGTAGTTGGGCGGCCCGAGCAGTTCGCCCGTCATGCCGCACTTGTGGATCACCTGGAAGTTGCCCGAGGGCGCTTCCACTTCCACTTCTTCCACCGAGAAATAGTCGTCGAGGTAGCTCTTGAAGACGTGGCTGAGGGCCTCCTGCTCGCTGAGGAAGGGCAGGCCGTCTTTGACGCAGGCGAAGAGCTGGGCCGGCTCGCCCTGGCGCTGCTCCGGATGCTTCACGAGGCACACAAAGCGCTCGGGCTTTTCCAGGATCAGGCGGGCGATCTCGAACAGCTCGAACGTGCGGTACGAGTTCTTGATCGCGGTCGTCAGCGCCTTGAAGGGGGCGTCATCCGCGTAGAACGTGCACTCGACGATCGGCTGAAACAGCTCGCGTGGCTCCCGGCGACCGCCTCCTTGGCGGCGTTCGCGACGGTCACCGCCCCGTTCACCGCGCTCGCGGCGATCAGGCCGGTCGCCTCGTTCTGCACGCGGGGCCCCACCTTCTTCGCCGCCCTCGCGGGGCGTACGCTCAAAGCGGTCACCACGACGGTCACGACGGGGCGCGCCTTCACGGCGCGGGCCGCCACGACCCTTGCGGCGATCATCCCGGTCACTACGCTCGGTATGGATCGTGACCTTGGGCGTGCTGCCAGAACCCCAGTTAGGGCCCAGCGACAAACTATCCAGTGAGCTCAGATCAAGCGAGCTAGACAGCGACTTTTCCTTCGATTTCCCGGAATCGGACATGGTAAGCACCTCGAAGCGCAAAGCACACGGGGTTTTCTCGGTGAGGTCAAGCATGATAGGGCCAACTTATGGAAGCTTTCTTGCCCACTTGCCGGTGCTGCCCGGCCTCTCAACCGGCCAAAACCTCCAAATGCTTAAAAGTATGAAAAAAGACTTGTCAGCCTTCCTGTGTTATGGATGATCTAGGTTTTTCTCCCAGCGAGAAATCAGTCAATGCTCAGGTGGTGGAATTGGTAGACACGCTATCTTGAGGGGGTAGTGCCGTAAGGTGTATGGGTTCAAGTCCCATCCTGAGCACCATTTTTAGAAAGCACCTCGAAGTAAGCCACTCGATAAACCGGGTGGCTTTTTTCATGCCCGGGCAGGATGGGACACTCTTGATCGCTTCTAGTACATAGAAAGCCCGCAGGTCGCCGGGCGGGCAACTGCGGGCAGTTCGTAAAATGATGCAGAAAACCGTGCGGGGCTAGCGGGTATGCTTGCGACGGCGGATCAGTGCGAGGGCACCGGCGCCGAGGCCGAGCAAGGCTGCGGTGGTGGTAGGCTCGGGCACGGCTACTGTGCCGAGGTCGCCAGCGGTGATGGGCTTGTTCAGCTCGCTCTCGATCGCGTAGGAGTCGACTTTCAGGTAGCCATTGCCGTTCTGGGGCATGCCGTAGGAGCTCCAAGGATAGGTGACGGTAAGGGAGAGCCAGCCATAGTTGTAGTTCCCGCTGTCCCCATCTTCGATGCGGAAACCGATATAGCCGCTTACGTAGCTGGTGGTGTTCCAGTTCGTAGTTCCGCTGTTGCCGCTGAAGTAGCTGGTGGTGGCGGAATTGAAAAGGCTGGCGGCTTCGATGGATGCGCCCTCCGCGAGATAAGCAGGTTGACTGCTGGAAGATGTGTACAAGAATTCCACATTTGCCCCGGTGGTAAAATAGCCCGAGTGGCTGTTGTTGGAGGGCATGTACATCGGTGTGCCGGGGCCGGGCATGCCCGGGTTCGGCATGTAGATGGTCGTGCTGGGGGTATAGGTCCAGCGATGCTCCAGGCTGAAGAGGGTATTCAGCTCGCTGTCGCTCACCGTCAGGGTCGAGCCCACGCTTAGGCCGCTGCTGCTGTCCGTATCCTGGGCGAAAGAATTGACCGGGAAAACGTTGATCGCAGCGTTGGCTTGGGCGACAAGCGCGAAGAGAGAAAAGCCGATGGCAGCGCCAAATGACAGAGAAAAACGTGATTGGGATGAAGTGCTCATGTTGAGCGTAGAGGTATAACCCCTTTTAAATTCGTCAATCGAATTCTCTAACTGGTTAACAGCCTATGGTGTCACCGGCTCGCTAACTCTTTGCCCCCTCATCTCCTGCCCCTGTCGGAAACAGGGGAACTGTCGTTGGTCAAGAGAATGGGAGGCAGAAACAGCCCGAGGCGGCAAAACCGCTGGTGCCTAGCGGGCGCGCTTGCGGCGCAGGAACACGAAGGCACCGGCGCCGAGGCCGAGCAAGGCTGCGGTGGTGGTAGGCTCGGGCACGACTACCCCCATGTCGCCAGCGAGGATCGGCTTGTTCAGCTCGGTTTCGATCGCGTAGGAGTTGATCGTCACGTAGCCATTGCCGTCCAGGGCCGGGTCATATCTGGAGCCCGGGTAGGTGATTGAGATGGATATCCAACCGTAGTTGTAACCACCGCTTTCTACATCCGTGATCCGAAAACCCATGTAGCCGCTGGTGGAACTGGTGGTGTGCCAGGCATTATCCTCCATGTTGCCGGCGAAATAGGTGTCGTTCTTGGAATAGAAAGGGACACCTGTTCCGATGGACGCTCCCTCTTCGAGGAAAGTAGGTGCGCCATACTGGGATGAGGAGATAACTCGCACATTTTGGCCGGTGGTGAAATAGGCCGTGTGGCTGTTTTCGGAATCGCCGTAAATATACCGCCAGGTATGCCGCAGGCTGAAGAGCGTATTCGAGTCGAGGTCGCTTACCGTCTGGCTCGCGCCTGCACTATAGCTGCTACCGCTTAGCGTATCCTGCGCGACGGCATTCACCGGGAAGACCTCGATCGCAGCATTGGCTTGGGCGACGAGCGCGAGGAAAGAAAAGCCGATGGCAGCGCCAAAAGACAGCGAAGAACGTGATTGAGAGAAGATACTCATACCAAGCGCAGGGTATAACCCCTGTGGTATTCGTCAATTAAATTCTCTAACTGTTTAACAGACTATCGCCGCGCCGGATCGCTTACTATTTGCCCACCAAGCCCTTTACTCCGCCGGAGATAAGCGAGCCCACATTAGTCAGAATAATGGGGAGCTGCAGCACGCCGGGGGCCGCGAGGTAGCGCGGCGTCCACTCCGGGTCGAACTTCTCCTTGTAGGCGCGCAGGCCCTGGAAGTGGTAAAAGTGCTCCCCGTGCTCGTAGAGCAGCGCACCCAAACGGTGCCACGTGGGGGCCAGCGCGTGCTTTTCCATCCCCGAGAGCGGGGCCATGCCGAGGCTGAACCAGCTGTAGCCCGCCTTGGCGCCCCAGAGCATCATCTGGATAAAGAGATACTCCATCGTCTCCTTGGGCGCTTCTTCGCCGTAGCGCATCAGGTCGACCGACAGCTCGCCCCCCGCCGCACCGCGCCAGATATTGGCAAACGCCACCACGCGGCCCTCCTTCTTCACCACGCCCAGCGGACAGTGGCTCAGGTAAGCCTCATCAAAGTAGCCGAGTGAAAAGCGCTTCTCCCGCGTCGCCCGCTTGGTCAGCCAGGCATCGGACACGGCCCGCAGCTCCGGTAACAAAGGCGGCACGTCGGCAGGCTCCACCCATTCAAAGACCGCCCCTTCGCGCTCCACCCGGCGGATCGTCTGGCGCAGGCCCTTGCGCGCGCCCCCCTCCAGTGAAAACGTCGTCAGCGGCACGCGGGCCTCTTCGCCCAGCTTGGTCAACGTCAGGCCTGCGTCCAGATACAGGTGCAGATGGCGCGGGCTGACTTCGTAAAACACCGACCACCCACCATGCTGGTCTGCCAGCTCGCGGAACGACCAGATGAGCGCCTCCTTCTCGGCATCGGGCCCCACCGGATCGCCCAAGGCCACCCAACTGCGCCCCTGGACGCCATACATGATAAAGCTCTTG contains these protein-coding regions:
- the accD gene encoding acetyl-CoA carboxylase, carboxyltransferase subunit beta, encoding MAFFSKPRYSTVKPPERKRDIPRDLYTRCPKSGELIYTKQLEENLMVVPKSGHHFRLDGPRRIESLIDAGTWQELDLGVTAVDSLKFTDTKPYQERLEGYIAKTGLNEAVLCGLGQMDGLPVSLAVMDFRFAGASMSAAVGEKLTRTIERGIEQKLPVIIVCASGGARMQEGIFSLMQMAKTSAALARLSDAGLPYISILTDPTTGGVTASFATLGDLILAEPEALICFAGPRVIKEGTNQELPEGFQRSEFLLERGLIDQIVHRHEMKPRIVSFLRAFLHQPAPATA
- a CDS encoding Hpt domain-containing protein encodes the protein MELSHILAEPVVDREQFDMLVETGEDAAAELIQELLDLFREESGPRLDALQASLGQNDTVAIGKHAHSLAGASANLGALRLSKLCRKLETETNAGNLAALPEIARHIRAEYDRAVQQFEVEIEQLKS
- a CDS encoding MBL fold metallo-hydrolase, with protein sequence MDIAFLGTGTSQGVPMIAHHSHGLDVQDARNWRTRTSAHIWMGGQRIQIDVGPEFRLQCLRNGIDQVDYVLMTHAHADHIMGMDDLRRHVDLRGGKALPVYGNRETLDRLQQVFPYAMHEEAPVPGYPAFSLREMPATLDLPCGRISATPLPHGRSDTLGLVFTEKQTGQRLAYFTDCKEVTPAAKALAQGAEVLVIDALRPDPHPSHLHLDGALKVALELQAHRTYFIHMTFAVDHESYSETLPDNVRLAYDGLKVNVGTLETTDAPPIWC
- a CDS encoding ComF family protein: MFRLPPLRTFVDLCFPPSCAFCGDVVEEGPVRHVCAACRASWEFIEPPCCETCGYPYMGAVEADRKCPRCVDLQPAFERGRAIFRYTETGRAWVHELKYHAGLYLLHDVPWLLKRRPEFLHLAAGAVLVPVPLYPRKERERGFNQSYELAAAFARAVPGAEVAPLIRRVRETPTQTDLTRAQRQENVRGAFALAKGARPDPKRLHVVVDDVLTTGATVNACAKVLARAGVGRVRVLTAAHG
- a CDS encoding folylpolyglutamate synthase/dihydrofolate synthase family protein; the protein is MQTPDLSDYGAVQRYLYGLRHHGARYGIDRMPPMLARLGNPHRRYPVIHVAGTNGKGSTCAMLEAIYRSAGNCTGLFTSPHLVYQGERVQVNRQRLGHEEIADYTRQLQPIAAQMAAEDPESHPSFFEFMTAMAFLRFSEAPVDVALIETGLGGRLDATNVVDPALSIITSVSFDHTEILGDTLAKIAFEKAGIIKAGKPVVMGCLPPEAEAVVRARAEELGSPLYSVRERFGRYEERYPETILPGDFQRLNAAAATLAAEVLREQFPVTDHQIRQALMQVAWAGRWERHSAGDREVILDATHNPEGARFLDQQLARLVRQTGVKPVIAAGSLGDLRAKALLEVIARHAREIVLIRPHQPRACSFEALEAAVPADFHGRVSRGSVREVFPVPGVCTLGHPGETVVVTGSIYLIGEAMEALYHETRIGEELLQD
- a CDS encoding PEP-CTERM sorting domain-containing protein, yielding MGFDIMPRICSHLALVTLLACPLMAEEPMLTAQESLQLLNPIGSPTVIAAFQSNLAVGLTFDFGVETYTLPRMPLSLGNYQPLDLSDAALDGLLNELTNGDDLEFSIHVDLYNSLDQLLAFPSTTTFTEAEFLLAFGLPTPELLTRDAIGNVYVRFDQYGLASSLLNGELFGQGTLDLTLGLEVEAVPEPQTYALFALGLGGLAFYLWRRQKAA
- a CDS encoding acetylxylan esterase, translating into MPHVLYRPAHFFQPKTTLGFDPTYGYGLEALQQIAPPRPPAGFAAFWQRRYEEARNIEPAATTETSPFSTREREVLKVYFNSAGGRRIGGWLSLPRKKEIRLGLVVGHGYGGRNAPDAEELLPEAATLYFCARGFHLSRFPDIPESSVFHVIQGLRDREQYVHAGCVQDIWCAANALESLCTEVDGNIFYDGVSFGGGIGALALPWDDRFCGGHLGLPSFGHHPLRLRMPCQGSGEAVRKVHQHYPQEVEDTLAYHDAASAAQFADKPVLVSAARWDPSVPPPGQFAIYNAWQGPKHLFVLNAGHWSYPGEHDEQHRLRHAIRDFIRARSTHDAPAS